In Dysgonomonadaceae bacterium PH5-43, a single window of DNA contains:
- a CDS encoding serine/threonine protein kinase (product_source=COG0515; cath_funfam=1.10.510.10; cog=COG0515; pfam=PF00069,PF08378; smart=SM00220; superfamily=52540,56112) yields MATIINPKFNTGPVNAGEERLLKFLEVNLPDGYYIVPNAEFANTNPRGGVQYLEYDCIVVAPHAIFNIENKDWGGHLEGNDHVWYLNDSERANPLKTLAFKRRVLVSKLKGKNTSWRIATIFDAITLSNPRQNKFGLDRESDCYRATYTLGEDLINFISNPEKVGKQANAIQSIARDIVDYLSGESLNRTRKERTEVIGLKIEEVLEKGDDFTEYLCVPEDFPDRRYKVREHILDVAGKSPTEQEVHSNKVKNAYMALMQMPYSSFIVKTEFQWSEDRLRFYEKSEYLDENKLSSELNRKTFTQLDAIKIVLDIANALKVAHSQSIYHRTVCPDNIYLLADNAALSGFGRSWFSKHIDLNYTMGALSPDMANPYQPAELFQDDASTATDIYSLGVVFYQLIVGKVPFPNFMELARLGGKLPNELLPSHINSALPTWMDELCLHTILEDDTARWGQMDEMIDFILTNAFGEAINTYEKQERPVCLKDLKPTDQVTPDLVLFDMLGEGGFSRVFKAKHLIQNRFFAMKIFSEDLNQQSVEDEYKALSTLSHHNIVKFVFNGTTNQNMFYTLMELIEGENLSNYTRGDLRLPLNEIYKLAKEMLSALVYLQSKQPPVYHRDIKPGNIVWDKRERFVLIDFNIAANAGADKDRVGTYPYQAPDLVKNGHRMDWDTSADTFALGVTLYQLLTHAYPWPGSSVPPLDKTPTPVNSLNMQVSDAFSTWIMKAIGTKRENRFASALEMQEALLKIDENALYNSGQVTIIDNTGAELSIVDYINSLYSQSSHGNAGTRAGWKELALDKATYTQTKLDKKLLSAIKDGEYRLVIITGNAGDGKTAFIRQVEGIAENVQKLSNRNGAIFSINGVPFQSNYDGSQDEEERANDEVLTGFFKPFEGLKNYSEAKEGRIIAINEGRLVDFLQEPSNNHTNLANIIDEYFYKEGYTELPDGLMIINLNLRSVTAKDANNNDSLLRSQVKKLTDKSLWGKCNACPIAERCFIKYNVDTLNDSAAGDEVISRLEWLIRTIVYKRELHITIRDLRSFIAYMLTRDQSCDNVVRLLQTIDDQEIPEEVYWEFYYFNISSREMEEVLPSQDRLIKLIRETDIAQVAISSIDRDLYFKHLEEDDYLIFESRKVSLLPTFNERNIRKIVSEQDKGSLSLSKARHKSFIRHHYFEGQYDFMKRLPYQSLGKFYGKLNGSEVDMEETKHSLAYAISCSEGGWNRDISANYLLLSSTQIKDPFSSSYRRFALSDFELLANKNEKLVQFIEHENDSLIFRHKENKYIQLTVSLDLYEMLDYIERGFNPSINDLRGRFIELQVFKNLLQSKVHTELLVTRNNRKFYSIKLNAETKKIHIEPLNKDNL; encoded by the coding sequence TGTACAGTATCTGGAATACGACTGCATTGTGGTCGCTCCGCATGCCATTTTCAATATAGAAAACAAAGATTGGGGCGGTCATTTGGAGGGCAACGACCATGTGTGGTACTTAAATGATTCCGAACGTGCCAACCCGTTGAAAACTCTGGCATTCAAAAGAAGAGTGTTGGTAAGTAAACTAAAAGGGAAAAACACAAGTTGGAGAATTGCAACAATATTTGATGCAATTACTTTAAGCAATCCACGCCAAAACAAATTCGGACTCGACCGCGAAAGCGATTGCTATCGTGCTACCTATACGCTTGGCGAGGATTTAATCAATTTTATTTCCAATCCCGAGAAAGTAGGCAAGCAAGCTAATGCCATACAATCCATTGCTCGTGATATTGTTGATTATCTGAGTGGTGAAAGCTTAAACCGTACTCGCAAAGAACGCACCGAAGTTATCGGGTTGAAAATAGAAGAAGTGCTTGAAAAAGGAGATGACTTTACTGAATATCTTTGTGTACCTGAGGATTTTCCCGACAGACGATATAAAGTACGTGAACATATTTTAGATGTAGCCGGAAAATCGCCAACTGAACAAGAGGTACATAGCAACAAAGTAAAGAACGCATACATGGCGCTGATGCAGATGCCATATTCGTCTTTCATTGTGAAAACAGAATTTCAATGGAGCGAAGATCGTTTGCGATTTTATGAGAAAAGCGAGTATCTGGATGAAAATAAACTCAGCTCCGAACTCAACCGCAAAACATTTACCCAACTCGATGCTATTAAGATAGTGTTGGATATTGCCAATGCTCTCAAAGTGGCTCATAGTCAAAGTATCTACCACCGGACGGTTTGTCCCGACAATATCTATTTACTTGCCGATAATGCAGCCCTGTCCGGTTTTGGCCGTTCATGGTTTTCAAAACATATCGACTTGAATTATACCATGGGGGCTCTTTCGCCGGATATGGCAAATCCATATCAACCTGCTGAATTGTTTCAGGATGATGCCTCCACAGCGACTGACATTTATTCGTTGGGAGTTGTTTTTTATCAGTTGATTGTCGGTAAAGTGCCATTCCCTAATTTCATGGAGTTGGCTCGGTTGGGTGGAAAATTGCCAAACGAACTATTACCTTCGCATATCAATTCGGCTCTTCCTACATGGATGGACGAACTCTGTTTACATACCATACTCGAAGACGATACTGCTCGTTGGGGCCAGATGGACGAGATGATAGATTTTATTCTAACGAATGCTTTTGGGGAAGCAATAAATACTTATGAAAAGCAAGAAAGACCTGTTTGTTTGAAGGATTTGAAACCAACCGATCAAGTAACACCGGATTTAGTTTTATTCGACATGTTAGGCGAAGGAGGTTTTTCTCGTGTATTCAAGGCTAAACACTTGATTCAAAACAGATTCTTTGCCATGAAAATTTTCAGCGAAGATTTGAATCAACAAAGTGTAGAGGATGAATATAAAGCCTTATCGACGCTGTCGCACCATAATATTGTGAAATTTGTATTCAACGGAACCACCAACCAGAATATGTTCTATACCTTGATGGAACTGATTGAAGGAGAAAATTTAAGCAATTATACAAGAGGTGATTTGCGATTGCCGTTGAATGAAATCTATAAACTTGCCAAAGAGATGCTTTCGGCATTGGTTTATCTCCAGTCGAAGCAGCCGCCTGTTTATCACCGAGACATTAAGCCTGGCAATATCGTTTGGGATAAGCGTGAACGTTTTGTGTTGATTGACTTTAATATCGCAGCCAATGCTGGTGCGGATAAAGACCGGGTTGGCACATATCCGTATCAAGCACCTGACTTGGTGAAAAACGGACATAGAATGGACTGGGATACAAGTGCTGACACGTTTGCATTGGGTGTTACACTTTACCAACTATTAACTCACGCCTATCCTTGGCCGGGTTCTTCAGTTCCGCCATTGGATAAAACTCCGACGCCCGTCAATAGCTTAAATATGCAAGTGTCGGATGCGTTTTCGACATGGATAATGAAAGCGATAGGCACGAAGCGTGAAAATCGTTTTGCCTCGGCTCTCGAAATGCAGGAAGCTTTACTGAAAATAGATGAAAACGCATTATATAACTCCGGACAAGTAACGATCATTGACAATACAGGAGCCGAACTGTCGATAGTTGATTATATCAATAGCCTGTATAGCCAAAGTTCGCATGGCAACGCAGGAACGCGTGCCGGATGGAAAGAGCTTGCCCTTGACAAGGCAACCTATACACAAACAAAGCTTGACAAAAAACTTCTCTCTGCTATAAAAGATGGGGAATATCGTCTTGTTATTATAACCGGAAATGCAGGAGATGGCAAAACAGCTTTCATTCGTCAGGTGGAAGGAATTGCCGAAAATGTGCAAAAACTTTCAAATCGGAATGGAGCAATATTCTCCATTAACGGAGTTCCATTCCAAAGCAATTATGATGGCTCACAAGATGAAGAAGAAAGAGCAAATGATGAGGTGCTTACCGGATTTTTTAAACCATTTGAAGGATTGAAAAATTATTCAGAAGCGAAAGAAGGACGAATTATAGCAATCAACGAAGGACGTTTGGTTGACTTCTTACAAGAACCGTCGAACAATCATACAAACTTAGCAAATATTATTGACGAATACTTCTATAAAGAAGGATATACTGAACTTCCAGATGGTTTAATGATTATCAATCTAAACCTTCGCTCGGTAACCGCTAAAGATGCGAACAATAACGATTCTCTATTGCGGTCGCAAGTAAAAAAATTGACAGATAAATCACTATGGGGAAAATGCAACGCCTGTCCAATAGCTGAAAGATGTTTTATAAAGTACAATGTTGACACATTGAACGATAGTGCTGCCGGAGATGAGGTTATTAGCCGCTTGGAATGGTTAATTCGGACAATTGTATATAAACGGGAGTTGCACATTACCATACGCGATCTGCGTTCTTTCATTGCGTATATGCTGACACGTGATCAATCGTGTGATAATGTTGTACGACTACTGCAAACAATTGATGATCAGGAAATCCCGGAAGAAGTGTATTGGGAGTTTTATTATTTCAATATTTCTTCGAGAGAAATGGAAGAAGTATTGCCTTCACAAGACCGCTTAATCAAACTTATTCGAGAAACGGATATAGCACAGGTAGCTATTTCGTCTATTGATAGAGATCTTTATTTCAAACATTTGGAAGAAGACGACTACTTAATTTTTGAAAGTCGAAAAGTTTCTCTTTTGCCGACTTTTAACGAGAGAAATATTCGGAAAATTGTTTCAGAACAAGACAAAGGTAGCTTGAGCCTATCGAAAGCCCGTCATAAAAGTTTTATTCGCCACCACTACTTCGAAGGACAGTATGACTTTATGAAGCGGTTGCCTTATCAGTCGCTTGGAAAGTTTTATGGCAAATTAAATGGAAGTGAAGTGGATATGGAAGAAACCAAACATAGTTTAGCTTATGCCATATCGTGTAGCGAAGGCGGTTGGAATAGAGATATTTCTGCAAATTACTTGCTTTTATCTTCTACGCAAATCAAAGACCCTTTTAGTAGTAGTTACCGGCGTTTCGCTCTTTCCGATTTTGAACTTCTTGCCAATAAAAACGAAAAATTGGTGCAGTTTATTGAACATGAGAATGATAGCTTGATTTTTCGCCATAAAGAAAATAAATATATTCAGTTGACGGTTTCACTCGATCTTTACGAAATGCTTGATTATATTGAACGAGGCTTTAATCCGTCAATCAACGACTTGAGAGGGCGATTTATTGAATTGCAAGTATTTAAGAACTTATTGCAGAGCAAAGTACATACCGAGCTATTGGTTACCAGAAATAATCGAAAATTCTACTCAATAAAGCTGAACGCAGAGACTAAGAAGATTCATATTGAACCATTAAATAAGGATAACTTATGA